The Anolis carolinensis isolate JA03-04 chromosome 2, rAnoCar3.1.pri, whole genome shotgun sequence genome has a window encoding:
- the LOC103281434 gene encoding zinc finger protein 658B-like encodes METSLSKSHTEEKRHNCKDCGKCFIGRSSLAKHQRTHTGEKPYKCVECGKSFSQSGNLHTHQRTHTGEKPHTCMECGKSFSESGNLRTHQRTHTGEKPYKCMECGKSFSKSGHLRIHQRTHTGEKPHTCMECGKRFSQSGDLRTHQRTHTGEKPHTCMECGKSFSQSGDLRTHQRTHTGEKPHTCMECGKSFSQSGHLRIHQRMHTGEKPHKCMECGKSFCQSGDLRIHQRIHTGEKPHTCMECGKSFSQSGDLRTHQRIHTGEKPHTCMECGKRFSKSGNLRTHQRIHTGEKLHTCRECGKRFSESGHLRIHQRMHTGERPHTCMECGKSFSESGNLRTHQKTHTGEKPHTCMECGKSFSKSGHLRIHQRIHTGEKPHTCMECGKSFSQSGDLRTHQRIHTGEKPHTCMECGKSFSKSGHLRIHQRIHTGEKPHTCMECGKSFSQSGDLRTHQRIHTGEKPHTCMECGKSFSESGHLRIHQRIHTGEKPHTCMECGKSFSQSGNLRTHQRTHTGEKPHTCMECGKSFSRSDYLRSHQRTHTGEKPHTCMECGKSFSESGHLRIHQRTHTGEKPHTCMECGKSFSQSGDLRTHQRIHTGEMPHKCMECGKSFSQSGNLRTHQRMHTGEKPHTCMECGKNFSNSSNLRTHQKIHTGEKPHK; translated from the coding sequence atggaaacttcattgtcaaaatcacacacagaggagaagcgacataattgtaaggactgtgggaaatgtttcattgggagaagttctcttgctaaacatcaacgaactcacacaggagagaagccatataaatgtgtggaatgtggaaagagcttcagtcagagtggaaatctacacacccatcaaaggactcacacaggggagaagccacatacatgcatggaatgtggaaagagcttcagtgagagtggaaatctacgcacccatcaaaggactcacacaggggagaagccatataaatgcatggaatgtggaaagagcttcagtaagagtggacatctgcgtatccatcaaaggactcacacaggggagaagccacatacatgcatggaatgtggaaagagattcagtcagagtggagatctacgcacccatcaaaggactcacacaggggagaagccacatacatgcatggaatgtggaaagagcttcagtcagagtggagatctacgcacccatcaaaggactcacacaggggagaagccacatacatgcatggaatgtggaaagagcttcagtcagagtggacatctgcgtatccatcaaaggatgcacacaggagagaagccacataaatgcatggaatgtggaaagagcttctgtcagagtggagatctgcgtatccatcaaaggatacacacaggagagaagccacatacatgcatggaatgtggaaagagcttcagtcagagtggagatctacgcacccatcaaaggatccacacaggggagaagccacatacatgcatggaatgtggaaagagattcagtaagagtggaaatctacgcacccatcaaaggatccacacaggggagaagctacATACATgcagggaatgtggaaagagattcagtgagagtggacatctgcgtatccatcaaaggatgcacacaggagagaggccacatacatgcatggaatgtggaaagagcttcagtgagagtggaaatctacgcacccatcaaaagactcacacaggggagaagccacatacatgcatggaatgtggaaagagcttcagtaagagtggacatctgcgtatccatcaaaggatacacacaggagagaagccacatacatgcatggaatgtggaaagagcttcagtcagagtggagatctacgcacccatcaaaggatccacacaggggagaagccacatacatgcatggaatgtggaaagagcttcagtaagagtggacatctgcgtatccatcaaaggatacacacaggagagaagccacatacatgcatggaatgtggaaagagcttcagtcagagtggagatctacgcacccatcaaaggatccacacaggggagaagccacatacatgcatggaatgtggaaagagcttcagtgaaagtggacatctgcgtatccatcaaaggatacacacaggagagaagccacatacatgcatggaatgtggaaagagcttcagtcagagtggaaatctacgcacccatcaaaggactcacacaggggagaagccacatacatgcatggaatgtggaaagagcttcagtcggagtgactatctacgttcccatcaaaggactcacacaggagagaagccacatacatgcatggaatgtggaaagagcttcagtgaaagtggacatctgcgtatccatcaaaggactcacacaggggagaagccacatacatgcatggaatgtggaaagagcttcagtcagagtggagatctacgcacccatcaaaggatccacacaggggagatgccacataaatgcatggaatgtggaaagagcttcagtcagagtggaaatctacgcacccatcaaaggatgcacacaggagagaagccacatacatgcatggaatgtggaaagaacttcagtaacagttcgaatcttcgtacccatcaaaagattcacacaggagagaagccacataaatag